A single region of the Anaerococcus urinomassiliensis genome encodes:
- a CDS encoding copper homeostasis protein CutC, whose translation MKLEICIDSLESLENAIDAGADRVEICSALFADGLSPDLGLVSYACKYERIEKFVMLRPRDGDFTYDEKEIKQIKETIKAYKNYPIDGFVFGAIKEDGSLDIDLLREVVDLAKPYPVALHRAFDYSKDGEKAVNQLIDMGIIRILTSGKKSTAIEGLDLISHIQEEYGKQIEIMAGSGVNPTNIGKIYDKSKITNFHMSGRVKKENNITYKSDLELPTKGKFVTSFALVKEAREVLNKLGD comes from the coding sequence ATGAAACTTGAGATATGTATAGATTCACTAGAATCATTAGAAAATGCAATAGATGCGGGTGCAGATAGGGTAGAGATTTGTTCGGCTCTTTTTGCCGATGGATTAAGTCCTGACCTTGGCCTGGTGTCATATGCTTGTAAGTATGAAAGAATTGAAAAATTTGTAATGCTTAGACCTCGTGATGGAGATTTTACCTACGATGAGAAAGAAATAAAACAAATAAAAGAAACAATCAAAGCCTACAAAAATTATCCTATAGATGGCTTTGTTTTTGGTGCTATAAAAGAAGATGGTTCACTAGACATAGATTTGCTTAGAGAAGTAGTAGACTTAGCAAAGCCGTATCCTGTGGCCTTGCACAGAGCCTTTGATTATTCTAAAGATGGCGAGAAAGCGGTTAATCAATTGATTGACATGGGTATTATAAGGATATTAACCTCTGGCAAGAAATCAACAGCTATAGAAGGTCTAGACTTAATTTCACATATTCAAGAAGAATATGGCAAGCAAATCGAAATTATGGCTGGTTCTGGGGTAAATCCTACTAATATTGGGAAGATTTATGACAAAAGTAAAATTACAAATTTCCATATGTCTGGCAGAGTCAAAAAAGAAAACAATATTACTTACAAATCTGACCTAGAATTGCCAACAAAGGGGAAATTTGTAACAAGTTTTGCTTTGGTTAAAGAAGCCAGGGAAGTTTTGAACAAACTAGGAGACTGA
- a CDS encoding N(4)-(beta-N-acetylglucosaminyl)-L-asparaginase produces MWAIIGTWAMVKNGLEKASEVLKNGKRSKEAIKIAINDVEDNPYFKSVGYGGLPNRNMEVELDAGFMDGDTFDIGAIMAAKNIKNPINLAMKLSKENYNNILASSGAEAYADQNGFERCNMLTDRAKDKYFARLKEDQIKLSAYDGSDYDAADTVCVCALDNSKNISVGTSTSGLFMKHPGRVGDSPLVGSGFYADSEYGAAAATGMGEDLMRHLISYEVVRNMKDGLDAQESCQKAMEEIDKKLKAKREISDLSIIAIDKNGNMGAATNTKEFSFVYASEKEKPTIYLAKNIHGKTSIEKASEDWFENYMSTRR; encoded by the coding sequence ATGTGGGCAATAATTGGAACTTGGGCCATGGTGAAAAATGGCCTAGAAAAAGCAAGTGAAGTTTTAAAAAACGGAAAAAGAAGCAAAGAAGCTATAAAAATAGCTATAAACGATGTGGAGGACAATCCATATTTCAAATCAGTAGGCTATGGGGGGCTTCCAAATAGAAATATGGAAGTAGAATTAGATGCTGGTTTTATGGATGGGGATACTTTCGATATAGGTGCTATTATGGCTGCTAAAAATATCAAAAACCCCATAAATCTTGCTATGAAGCTTTCAAAAGAAAATTACAACAATATCTTGGCTAGTAGTGGAGCAGAGGCATATGCAGACCAAAATGGCTTTGAGAGATGCAATATGCTCACAGACAGGGCCAAGGATAAATATTTTGCTAGGCTTAAAGAAGATCAAATAAAACTTTCCGCCTACGACGGATCTGATTATGATGCTGCTGATACAGTTTGTGTTTGTGCCTTGGATAATAGTAAAAATATATCTGTAGGAACCTCAACATCAGGACTTTTTATGAAACATCCGGGCAGGGTGGGAGATAGTCCGCTTGTAGGATCTGGATTTTATGCAGATAGCGAATATGGAGCGGCAGCTGCTACAGGTATGGGCGAAGACCTTATGAGACATCTGATAAGCTATGAAGTGGTAAGAAATATGAAAGATGGCCTAGATGCCCAAGAATCTTGCCAAAAGGCCATGGAAGAGATTGATAAGAAACTAAAAGCAAAGAGAGAGATTTCTGATTTATCCATCATAGCCATAGATAAAAATGGCAATATGGGGGCAGCAACCAATACCAAGGAATTCTCCTTTGTATATGCATCAGAAAAAGAAAAACCTACAATTTATCTTGCAAAAAATATCCACGGAAAAACTTCTATAGAAAAAGCAAGTGAAGATTGGTTTGAAAATTATATGTCAACTAGAAGGTGA
- a CDS encoding membrane lipoprotein lipid attachment site-containing protein — translation MKKIILMLISLFLLSACNKDESYEIKFATGEVYNFEDLTVSIITDEEKMIEKDIFTSFNDKEKTKKIVDLLARCQVADESYSYASIPDSNSLIINLINDNKEESIYMYDSIRDESTNKFHYTFYDNLGDYETPTLLSDDDLISQIKDIVGK, via the coding sequence ATGAAAAAAATTATTCTTATGCTAATTTCTTTATTTTTACTAAGTGCTTGTAATAAAGATGAAAGCTATGAAATTAAATTTGCTACTGGTGAAGTTTATAATTTTGAAGATTTGACAGTTTCTATAATAACAGACGAAGAGAAAATGATAGAAAAGGATATCTTTACGAGTTTTAATGACAAAGAAAAGACAAAAAAGATAGTTGACCTTTTGGCAAGATGCCAAGTAGCAGACGAGTCATATTCATATGCATCTATCCCAGATTCTAATAGTCTTATTATAAATTTAATAAATGATAATAAAGAGGAGAGTATTTATATGTACGACTCTATAAGAGATGAGTCTACAAATAAATTTCACTATACTTTTTATGATAATCTTGGCGATTACGAAACCCCAACCCTACTATCTGATGATGATTTGATTTCTCAAATAAAAGATATTGTGGGCAAATGA